AAAAACAAAGTAGCCATTCCCCGATTTTGATAAGCCCCTCACCTATCAATCGGCGAAAAAAATAAACAAAAAGATAGTTTTACTCTGTAAATGCTGAAAGGCGTTTCATGCAGGGTTTTAGATAATAAAGTATCACAAAGTTGTTCTCAACACGGTGATACTTTTTTTATGCCTGTCAATCTCTTCAGGTGCTCTTTTTTGAATCCATTACCTTTACCAAAATTTAACCTGCATGGATTTTTTAGCACAATTAGGTATTCAGTCTGTAAATCCCGGTGCATCTACCGGTACTCAATGGATCGATAGTAAAGCCTCTGTTATCAGCTCCTCTTCTCCTGTTGATGGTAAATTGATCGGTACAGTTCAGTCAACTGATGAAGCTACTTATCAAACAGTTGTACAACAGTCTGCAAAAGCATTTGAAAGTTGGCGTGAATGGCCTGCACCCAAACGTGGTGAAGTAGTTCGCCAGGTAGGCGAAGCTTTGCGCAAGTACAAAGAGTCTTTAGGTAAATTGGTGAGTTATGAAATGGGCAAAAGTTTACAAGAAGGATATGGAGAAGTTCAGGAGATGATCGATATCTGTGATTTTGCAGTGGGATTATCCAGACAATTACATGGTCTGACCATGCATAGTGAAAGACCCAAACACCGTATGTATGAACAATGGCATCCATTAGGTATCACCGGTATTATTTCTGCTTTTAATTTCCCTGTTGCAGTATGGAGCTGGAATGCAGCCTTGGCATGGGTTTGTGGCAATACTACGATCTGGAAACCCAGTGAGAAAACGCCGCTTTGCTCTATTGCTGTACAAAATATTGTTGCAGAAGTTTTCAAAAACAATCAGGTTCCTGAAGGCGTGAACTGTCTGATACAAGGAGCCCGCGAAGTAGGTGAATGGATGAGCAATGATAATCGGATTCCATTGATCTCTGCAACAGGTTCTACCAGAATGGGTAAGATCGTTGCCGCAACAGTGGCTGCCAGACTTGGAAAAACCATTTTGGAATTGGGTGGTAATAATGCCATTATCATTTCAAAAGAAGCAGATCTGGATATGGCTTTGATCGGTTGCGTATTTGGGGCCGTAGGTACTGCCGGACAACGATGCACCACTACCCGTAGATTGATCATTCATGAATCGGTATATGAAACCTTCAAAGCGAAATTGGTGAAGGCTTATGGACAATTGAGGATTGGTGACCCATTGGATACAAAAAACCATGTAGGGCCATTGATCGATCAGGAGGCAGTACAATTGTATCTTAAGTCGATCGAAGCCTGTAAAGAACAAGGTGGTCGATTCATTGTGGAAGGGGGTGTATTAAATGGTAGCGGATATGAAAGCGGTTGTTATGTAAAACCATGTATCGCTGAAGCAGAAAATCATTTCCCGGTAGTACAACACGAAACATTTGCTCCGATCTTATACATCATGAAATATAGCGATCTGAATGAAGCGATCTCTTTTCAGAATCATGTACCGCAAGGACTTTCTTCTGCGATCATGACCTTAAACATGCGAGAAGCAGAACAATTCCTTTCACATGCAGGAAGTGATTGTGGTATCGCGAATGTAAATATTGGTACCAGCGGTGCTGAAATTGGTGGTGCTTTTGGTGGTGAAAAAGAAACCGGTGGCGGAAGAGAAAGTGGCAGTGATGCATGGAAAGCTTATATGCGTCGCCAAACCAATACCATCAATTGGAGTACACAATTGCCTTTAGCTCAAGGCATTCAATTTGACCTTTAATTGTATTGATATGCATATCTCCGTATCAGATGCCGTCAACCTCTTAAGCAGAACACCTCAATTATTAGAAGATCTGCTGCTGGATATTCCCGACGCTTTACTTCATGCCAATGAAGGAGGTGATAGCTGGAGTCCTTACGATGTGGTGGGGCATCTGATACACGGAGAAAAAACAGATTGGATACCGAGGATGAAGATCTGTTTATCGGATGACAATCATAAAACCTTCACTCCTTTTGATCGCTTTGCACAATTTGAAGATAGCAAGGGTAAAAGCATTCTTGAGTTACTGAAAACATTTCGCTCACTTCGTGAAGAAAATCTCACCATACTGAATGATTTTCAGCTCAGTCCTGCAGATTTTGAAAGAACGGCCATCCACCCTGCTTTCGGAACAGTGACACTTCAGCAACTATTGGCTACATGGGTGGTACACGATCAGAATCATATTTATCAGATCACAAGAACCATTTCACATCAATACCGGGAAGAGACAGGACCTTGGAAAGCGTATCTCAGAATCATACAATAAACAACTGAACCTGTTCAAGTGTAGATTGTAGTACAGAAAAATACAACACTGTAACTATGGTAATAAAAAAGAACGCCATCATCGATCAGTCTGATGGCATGCACTTTATTGGCATTGATACACCAACAGCAGAAAAGTTTAGTAAAAAGGGAATCAAAAGATGTATTTGTATACTCAATGGGAAATCGAGTTTACATGTTGCATTACAGTCTAGAAAAGAAGAGGGTTATATTATTTATATTAGTAAGCGGGTATTAAAAGAATTGAACCTGAAAAAAGGAGTAACCGTACAACTTGAATTAAAAGAAGATAAAAGTACATTTCAATTTGAAGAAGCCATAGAATGGACTGAAGTGCTTGAAACAGATCCTGAGGCTAAAATTATCTTCGATCAACTCACTCCCGGTAATAAAAGAAGTATTCTCTATTTGATTACCCGTATAAAATCTTCCGATAAAAGAATCGAACGGTCTTTGCATATTGCCGAGCAACTCAAAAGGGGTATACACAGTGCAGCTAAGCTGCTGAAAAAATAGACCTTGATCCACTCCCGAAATTTGTTAAGAAAAACTAAAAAAAGAAGTGTTATCAATAGGGCGCTATTGCAACTGCGCCAAGATTTTCCTAAATCACGCTGCAGCGGTTAATTTTTCATTATCATTACGGAAATTTGTGCTGATCGTTAAACTATACATTCGATGCTTCGCGGGATACTCAGTTTATTAGCCATACCCTTTTCTGCGCTTATTGTACATGCGCAACAGGTACCTAAGGCCTGGTTTCAAATGGATTACAATAAGGATTCATTCTACGGGATCAGTTTATACAAAGCCTACGATTTTTTAAAAGAGCGTAACAAAAAAAGTGAACCGATCATTGTTGCTGTATTGGACTCAGGTATCGATACAACGCATGAAGACTTAAAGCCGGTGCTTTGGCGCAACCCAAAAGAAATTCCTGGAAACAATAAAGACGATGACGGTAATGGATATATAGATGATGTGTACGGATGGAATTTTTTAGGAAATAAAGATGGT
Above is a genomic segment from Sediminibacterium sp. KACHI17 containing:
- a CDS encoding aldehyde dehydrogenase family protein → MDFLAQLGIQSVNPGASTGTQWIDSKASVISSSSPVDGKLIGTVQSTDEATYQTVVQQSAKAFESWREWPAPKRGEVVRQVGEALRKYKESLGKLVSYEMGKSLQEGYGEVQEMIDICDFAVGLSRQLHGLTMHSERPKHRMYEQWHPLGITGIISAFNFPVAVWSWNAALAWVCGNTTIWKPSEKTPLCSIAVQNIVAEVFKNNQVPEGVNCLIQGAREVGEWMSNDNRIPLISATGSTRMGKIVAATVAARLGKTILELGGNNAIIISKEADLDMALIGCVFGAVGTAGQRCTTTRRLIIHESVYETFKAKLVKAYGQLRIGDPLDTKNHVGPLIDQEAVQLYLKSIEACKEQGGRFIVEGGVLNGSGYESGCYVKPCIAEAENHFPVVQHETFAPILYIMKYSDLNEAISFQNHVPQGLSSAIMTLNMREAEQFLSHAGSDCGIANVNIGTSGAEIGGAFGGEKETGGGRESGSDAWKAYMRRQTNTINWSTQLPLAQGIQFDL
- a CDS encoding DinB family protein — its product is MHISVSDAVNLLSRTPQLLEDLLLDIPDALLHANEGGDSWSPYDVVGHLIHGEKTDWIPRMKICLSDDNHKTFTPFDRFAQFEDSKGKSILELLKTFRSLREENLTILNDFQLSPADFERTAIHPAFGTVTLQQLLATWVVHDQNHIYQITRTISHQYREETGPWKAYLRIIQ
- a CDS encoding YdeI/OmpD-associated family protein is translated as MVIKKNAIIDQSDGMHFIGIDTPTAEKFSKKGIKRCICILNGKSSLHVALQSRKEEGYIIYISKRVLKELNLKKGVTVQLELKEDKSTFQFEEAIEWTEVLETDPEAKIIFDQLTPGNKRSILYLITRIKSSDKRIERSLHIAEQLKRGIHSAAKLLKK